From one Lotus japonicus ecotype B-129 chromosome 3, LjGifu_v1.2 genomic stretch:
- the LOC130745036 gene encoding protein MEI2-like 6 — MALLNPNAPAFFPHQAPPFIPHQAPPFFPHLYYHQNTHLISSEAEEEQHAHGTLEPGKQQQLLMELHDGHNKQRRFFKFINCNHHSYEWRKKGEQVGRKIFPQSNNNDHHHFLEALPNKSIQRYPLMPVRPDGDQTTVMIRNIPSKYTRGLLVNFLENHCMQENQRARSDGVVGNENRAVLAFDCVYLPIDFKTGLNKGYAFVNFTESKAAWMFRMTASHMKWDLFKSQKICEIVAARLQGIENLENYFASMCFPCQSVEVLPVFFSPPRDGILKGGEQRTVGRLLVRH; from the exons ATGGCTTTACTAAACCCAAACGCACCTGCGTTCTTCCCTCACCAAGCACCTCCGTTCATCCCTCATCAAGCTCCTCCGTTCTTCCCTCACCTGTATTACCATCAAAACACTCATCTCATCTCATCTGAAGCTGAAGAAGAACAGCATGCGCATGGCACTTTGGAACCAGGAAAACAACAGCAGCTGCTGATGGAGCTTCATGACGGTCACAACAAGCAGAGGCGTTTTTTCAAGTTTATAAACTGCAACCACCATTCATATGAGTGGAGGAAGAAGGGAGAACAAGTTGGAAGAAAGATTTTTCCACAGTCCAACAATAATGATCATCATCATTTCTTGGAAGCTCTTCCCAACAAGAGCATACAACGTTATCCATTGATGCCTGTGCGGCCTGACGGAGATCAAACAACTGTGATGATCAGAAATATTCCCAGCAAGTACAC GAGGGGTTTATTGGTGAATTTTTTGGAGAATCATTGTATGCAGGAGAACCAAAGGGCTAGAAGTGATGGTGTGGTGGGCAATGAGAACAGGGCTGTTTTGGCTTTTGATTGCGTGTACTTACCCATAGATTTCAA GACTGGGCTGAACAAGGGCTATGCCTTTGTTAACTTCACAGAGTCCAAGGCTGCTTGGATGTTTCGAATGACAGCTTCCCATATGAAATGGGATCTGTTTAAATCCCAAAAGATCTGTGAGATTGTTGCAGCACGTCTCCAA GGAATTGAGAATCTGGAGAACTATTTTGCATCCATGTGCTTCCCGTGCCAGTCCGTGGAAGTGCTTCCTGTGTTCTTCAGCCCACCTCGGGATGGTATTCTCAAGGGAGGAGAGCAAAGGACTGTTGGGAGGCTTCTTGTCAGGCATTGA
- the LOC130747530 gene encoding uncharacterized protein LOC130747530, whose translation MAAAAAAASSSVLLLLRSQPPSPSPSPSHSSSSLISSILKPLLLSSNALSPTRLRQIHVPPLHKPLFGSFFSTTTPSSSSVAFPHPPPLAAVSGSSAQETIAEEEEEEEEEEEEDGVDGELEQFDDDETDSEDDELETEGGGELEDAQVGGSTSSPLVEKRKERLKLEVPSLTVKEKKELASFAHSLGKKLKSQLVGKSGVTSNLATSFIETLEANELLKIKVHRTCPGELEDAVKQLEELTGSVTVSQIGRTLIIYKPSLTKLKAEEKKKQVRNLILKKQFKPRVFNKSKEPPKSSRPGSTWKRRDSR comes from the exons ATGGCGGCAGCGGCAGCGGCAGCATCATCGTCggtcctcctccttctccgttCACAACCACCGTCTCCGTCTCCGTCACCGTcacactcttcttcttctctcattTCTTCCATTCTCAaacctcttcttctttcttcaaatGCTCTTTCACCCACTCGCCTTCGACAAATCCATGTTCCACCACTTCATAAACCTCTCTTCGGCTCTTTCTTCTCCACCACCACACCCTCTTCTTCCTCCGTCGCGTTCCCTCACCCACCTCCGCTCGCTGCTGTTTCCGGAAGCTCAGCACAAGAAACaatagcagaagaagaagaggaggaggaggaggaagaagaagaagacgggGTTGATGGCGAATTGGAACagtttgatgatgatgaaacaGATTCTGAAGACGACGAATTGGAAACTGAAGGAGGCGGCGAACTTGAAGATGCCCAAGTGGGTGGTTCAACTTCGTCTCCGTTGGTGGAGAAGAGGAAAGAGAGGTTGAAATTGGAAGTTCCCAGTTTAACTgtgaaggaaaagaaagagCTAGCTTCATTTGCTCACAGTTTGGGGAAAAAGCTCAAGTCCCAGTTGGTAGGAAAGTCTGGTGTTACCTCCAATCTTGCCACTTCTTTCATTGAGACCCTTGAAGCCAACGAGCTTCTCAAG ATTAAAGTACATCGGACTTGTCCGGGTGAGTTAGAAGATGCGGTGAAGCAGTTGGAAGAATTAACTGGTTCAGTGACTGTTAGTCAGATTGGTCGAACATTGATTATATACAAGCCCAGTCTCACCAAATTGAAggcagaagaaaagaaaaaacaagttCGCAACCTTATTCTGAAAAAACAATTTAAACCAAGAGTGTTTAACAAG AGTAAGGAACCACCCAAATCATCACGGCCAGGTTCAACATGGAAAAGGAGAGACAGTAGGTGA
- the LOC130747528 gene encoding protein DETOXIFICATION 46, chloroplastic-like produces the protein MALKLHPSVTPLSLHTFPRQNPNLTPPRSLSVTVSNRHLRLLFRAHSLSANPRLTLFHRTRFRTTARAIRGQELTGDGLQQSSTEEEHHGQITEDEEEEGGKKELTKQDMWSQMKEIAIFTGPAVGLWICGPLMSLIDTAVIGQGSSIELAALGPATVVCDNLSYVFMFLSVATSNMVATALAKQDREEVQHHISVLLFIGLACGFMMLLFTGLFGAATLTAFTGPKNVHVVPAANTYVQIRGLAWPALLVGWVAQSASLGMKDSWGPLKALAAASVINGIGDIVLCIYLGYGIAGAAWATMASQVVAAYMMMQALNKKGYNAFAFSIPSGKELLMIFRLAAPVFMTMMSKVAFYSLLVYFATSMGTHTMAAHQVMVQTFCMCTVWGEPLSQTAQSFMPELIYGVNRSLSKARMLLRSLVIIGATLGLLLGIVGTSVPWLFPYVFTPDQMVIQEMHKVLIPYFIALAVTPPTHSLEGTLLAGRDLRYISLSMGGCFCVGVLVLLFLSSRYGLQGCWFALALFQWARFSLALQRLLSPTGILYAEDINQNELQKLKTA, from the exons ATGGCACTCAAACTTCATCCTTCGGTTACACCTCTCTCTCTTCACACCTTTCCCCGCCAAAACCCTAATCTCACACCACCGCGTTCTCTCTCTGTAACCGTTTCTAACCGCCACCTTCGTCTCCTTTTCCGCGCACATTCCCTTTCTGCAAATCCACGCCTCACGTTGTTCCACCGCACCCGGTTCCGCACCACCGCTCGTGCGATTCGAGGTCAAGAACTCACCGGTGACGGCCTCCAACAATCTTCAACCGAAGAAGAACACCATGGCCAAATCACCGAAGACGAAGAAGAGGAAGGTGGGAAAAAGGAACTCACGAAGCAGGATATGTGGAGTCAGATGAAGGAAATTGCAATTTTTACAGGTCCTGCTGTTGGACTTTGGATATGTGGACCGCTTATGAGTCTCATTGATACTGCTGTTATTGGTCAGGGAAGCTCCATTGAGCTTGCTGCATTAG GTCCTGCTACTGTTGTTTGTGATAACTTGAGCTATGTGTTCATGTTTCTATCAGTTGCTACTTCCAATATGGTTGCTACTGCCCTTGCTAAACAG GATAGGGAAGAAGTGCAGCATCACATATCTGTCTTGCTTTTTATTGGGCTAGCTTGTGGTTTCATGATGCTTTTATTCACAGGGCTATTTGGTGCTGCAACGCTCACTG CTTTCACAGGTCCTAAGAATGTACATGTAGTACCTGCAGCCAACACCTATGTACAG atTCGAGGCTTGGCATGGCCTGCTTTACTTGTTGGATGGGTTGCTCAGAGTGCAAG TCTTGGCATGAAAGATTCTTGGGGACCCTTGAAGGCTTTGGCAGCTGCTAGTGTTATAAATGGCATTGGTGATATAGTTTTGTGCATCTATTTAGGCTATGGAATTGCAGGAGCTGCATGGGCTACAATGGCATCACAA GTTGTTGCTGCTTATATGATGATGCAAGCGCTAAACAAGAAGGGATATAATGCTTTTGCCTTCTCCATCCCTTCAGGAAAGGAACTTCTGATGATATTTCGCCTTGCTGCTCCTGTATTTATGACAATGATGTCAAAG GTGGCTTTCTACTCACTACTTGTATATTTTGCTACATCAATGGGTACACATACAATGGCTGCTCATCAG GTCATGGTCCAAACATTTTGCATGTGTACAGTGTGGGGTGAACCTCTGTCCCAAACTGCTCAGTCTTTTATGCCTGAATTGATATATGGAGTAAACCGGAGTTTGTCAAAG GCCCGGATGCTTTTGAGGTCTCTTGTGATAATTGGAGCCACACTTGGATTGTTGTTAGGAATTGTTGGAACCTCAGTTCCTTGGTTATTTCCCTATGTTTTTACACCTGATCAGATGGTCATCCAGGAG ATGCATAAAGTGCTGATTCCATACTTCATAGCCCTGGCTGTGACGCCCCCTACTCATAGCCTTGAGGGAACGTTGCTG GCTGGGAGGGATCTAAGATATATAAGTTTGTCAATGGGCGGATGCTTTTGCGTGGGTGTACTAGTACTATTG TTCTTGAGTAGCAGATACGGTTTGCAAGGTTGTTGGTTTGCCCTTGCATTATTTCAATGG GCTCGGTTTTCATTGGCCCTCCAGCGTCTTCTTTCTCCCACTGGCATTTTATACGCGGAAGATATTAACCAGAATGAGCTGCAAAAGCTAAAGACTGCTTAA
- the LOC130747529 gene encoding protein DETOXIFICATION 46, chloroplastic-like, translating to MALKLSLIMDRTLLHSSPFKNPNLFASPPSNHRHLPLRFRPAPSLIHSPSIRRRTGIVTASVVGGGYDESEEVVEKKELAEQSVWSQTKEIVKFTAPAMGLWLCDPLMSLIDTAVVAHGSSTELAALGPATVVCDYMTLTFMFLSVVTSNIIATALAKQDEEGVQHHLSVLLFVGLACGCVMLLSTKLFGAAALTVFTGPKNVHVVPAANTYVQIRALSWPALLVGWVAQSASLGMKDSWGPLKALAAASIINGVGDILLCSCLGYGIAGAAWATMASQVVAAYMMIQALNNKGYNALAFSIPTRKEFLKILGLAAPVYVTSISKVAFFSLLMYVSTSMGTQTIAAHQVMIQIYMACTVWGEPLCQTAQSYMPELMYGVNRSLAKARLLLRSLVIIGAILGLLLGIVGTSLLWLFPYIFTPDQMVIQKMHRTLIPFFLALAVTPPTRSLEGTLLAGQDLRFISLSTCGCFCLGALVLLIFSRYGLLGCWFTLAGFQWARFLVALLRLLSPSGILQTEETRISQKLRTA from the exons ATGGCACTTAAACTCTCACTCATCATGGATCGCACTCTTCTTCACTCTTCTCCCTTCAAAAACCCAAACCTCTTCGCATcaccaccttcaaaccaccGTCACCTACCTCTTCGTTTCCGTCCTGCACCTTCCCTCATTCATTCACCGTCGATACGACGCCGCACTGGAATCGTAACCGCTAGCGTAGTTGGAGGAGGTTACGACGAATCCGAAGAAGTGGTGGAGAAAAAGGAACTGGCAGAACAGAGTGTGTGGAGTCAGACGAAGGAAATTGTTAAGTTCACAGCACCAGCAATGGGGCTTTGGTTGTGTGATCCATTGATGAGTCTCATCGACACTGCTGTTGTTGCTCATGGAAGCTCAACTGAACTTGCTGCTTTAG GTCCTGCTACGGTTGTTTGTGATTATATGACCTTAACCTTCATGTTTCTGTCGGTTGTTACTTCCAATATAATTGCTACTGCCCTTGCTAAACAG GATGAAGAGGGTGTGCAGCATCACTTATCTGTCCTGCTTTTTGTTGGGTTAGCATGTGGCTGTGTGATGCTCTTATCTACAAAGTTATTCGGTGCAGCAGCACTCACCG tttttactgGGCCAAAGAATGTGCATGTAGTACCTGCAGCAAATACTTATGTCCAG ATTCGAGCCTTGTCATGGCCTGCTTTACTTGTTGGATGGGTTGCTCAGAGTGCAAG TCTTGGTATGAAAGATTCCTGGGGACCCTTGAAGGCTTTAGCTGCTGCCAGTATTATAAATGGAGTTGGTGATATACTTCTATGCAGTTGTTTAGGCTATGGTATTGCAGGAGCCGCTTGGGCCACAATGGCATCACAA GTTGTTGCTGCGTATATGATGATTCAAGCACTAAACAATAAGGGATACAATGCACTTGCCTTCTCCATTCCTACAAGGAAGGAATTTCTGAAAATACTTGGTCTTGCTGCTCCTGTATATGTGACGTCGATATCAAAG GTGGCTTTCTTCTCTCTACTTATGTATGTTTCTACATCAATGGGAACACAAACAATAGCTGCTCATCAG GTCATGATTCAAATCTACATGGCGTGTACAGTGTGGGGTGAACCTCTTTGCCAAACTGCTCAATCATATATGCCTGAGTTGATGTATGGAGTGAATAGGAGTTTGGCAAAG GCCCGATTGCTTCTAAGGTCTCTTGTAATTATTGGAGCTATACTTGGTTTACTGTTAGGGATAGTTGGAACATCTCTTCTTTGGTTATTCCCCTACATTTTTACACCTGATCAGATGGTCATCCAAAAG ATGCATAGGACACTGATTCCATTCTTTCTAGCACTAGCTGTGACACCCCCTACTCGAAGCCTAGAGGGAACATTGCTG GCTGGGCAGGATCTTAGATTTATAAGTTTGTCAACATGTGGATGCTTTTGTCTGGGTGCTCTAGTATTATTG ATCTTTAGTAGATATGGTTTGCTAGGCTGTTGGTTTACCCTTGCTGGATTTCAGTGG GCTCGGTTTTTAGTGGCCCTTCTGCGCCTTCTCTCTCCTAGTGGCATTCTACAGACGGAAGAAACCAGGATAAGCCAAAAGTTGAGGACTGCTTAG
- the LOC130747527 gene encoding protein DETOXIFICATION 46, chloroplastic-like, whose protein sequence is MAHSFHTFPLKAPNLTQPSPSPPRSNRHHSPLHFLNAAATHSNPRRRLLILPSRRRRIDFVTARAVTDRDLTDESEYREQQIGEGSEVAEASLGEGTELAEQNVWVQMKEIVKFTGPVAGIWLCGPLMSLIDTAVVGQGSSVELAALGPATVFCDYLSYTFMFLSVATSNMVATALAKQDREEVQHHISVLLFIGLGCGLVMLVFTRLFAAATLTAFTGLKNVHVVPAANTYVQIRGLAWPALLIGWVAQSASLGMKDSWGPLKALAAASVINGIGDIVLCTYLGYGIAGAAWATLASQVVAAYMMSQTLNNKGYNAFAFSIPSAKEFFTILSISAPVFVTLLSKVAFYSLIIYFATSMGTHPMAAHQVMVQIYMACTIFGEPLSQTAQSFMPELMYGVNRSLAKARSLLRSLVIIGVILGLFFGIVGTSVPWLFPYIFTSDQMVIQEMHRILIPYFVALSVTPTIVGLEGTMLAGRDLRFLSLSMIGCFLLNTVVLLTLSSRYGLQGCWFALAGFQWTRFLSALLRLLSPNGILFSEDLGQYELQKLKTT, encoded by the exons ATGGCACACTCTTTTCACACCTTCCCCCTCAAAGCCCCAAACCTCACACAACCGTCACCATCTCCACCACGCTCAAACCGCCACCACTCACCTCTTCACTTCCTCAACGCCGCCGCCACTCATTCAAACCCGCGCCGGCGCCTCCTCATTCTACCATCAAGACGGCGTCGCATTGATTTCGTAACCGCTCGCGCAGTTACAGATCGCGACCTCACTGATGAATCTGAATACAGAGAACAACAAATCGGCGAGGGTTCTGAAGTGGCGGAGGCGAGTCTGGGAGAGGGAACGGAACTGGCGGAGCAGAATGTGTGGGTTCAGATGAAGGAAATCGTGAAATTCACAGGGCCTGTGGCGGGGATTTGGTTGTGTGGACCGTTGATGAGTCTCATCGATACTGCGGTTGTTGGTCAGGGAAGCTCTGTTGAGCTTGCTGCTTTAG GTCCTGCAACGGTTTTTTGTGATTATTTGAGCTACACCTTCATGTTTCTGTCGGTTGCAACTTCCAATATGGTTGCTACTGCCCTCGCCAAACAG GATAGGGAGGAAGTGCAGCATCACATATCTGTCTTGCTTTTTATTGGGTTAGGATGTGGCTTGGTGATGCTTGTGTTCACAAGGTTGTTTGCTGCAGCAACACTAACTG CTTTTACTGGGCTGAAGAATGTGCATGTAGTACCAGCAGCTAATACTTATGTCCAG ATTCGAGGCTTGGCATGGCCTGCTTTACTTATTGGATGGGTTGCTCAGAGTGCAAG TCTTGGCATGAAAGATTCGTGGGGACCCTTGAAAGCTTTGGCTGCTGCCAGTGTTATAAATGGAATTGGTGATATAGTTTTATGCACCTATTTAGGTTATGGTATTGCAGGGGCAGCATGGGCCACATTGGCTTCACAA GTTGTTGCTGCGTATATGATGAGCCAAACTCTAAACAATAAGGGATACAATGCGTTTGCCTTCTCCATTCCTTCAGCTAAGGAATTTTTTACAATACTCAGTATTTCTGCTCCTGTATTTGTGACACTGTTGTCAAAG GTGGCTTTCTACTCTCTGATTATATATTTTGCTACATCAATGGGTACACATCCAATGGCTGCCCATCAA GTCATGGTTCAAATCTACATGGCATGCACAATATTTGGTGAACCTCTCTCCCAAACTGCTCAATCATTTATGCCTGAATTGATGTATGGAGTAAATCGGAGTTTGGCAAAG GCTCGATCACTTCTTAGGTCTCTTGTAATTATCGGAGTTATACTTGGATTGTTTTTTGGGATTGTTGGAACATCTGTTCCTTGGTTATTCCCATACATTTTTACATCTGATCAGATGGTCATCCAGGAG ATGCATAGGATTCTGATTCCATACTTTGTAGCTCTATCCGTGACACCCACTATTGTCGGCCTGGAGGGAACAATGCTG GCTGGACGGGATCTTAGATTTTTAAGCTTGTCAATGATTGGATGCTTTTTGCTGAATACTGTAGTGTTATTG ACCTTGAGTAGTAGATATGGTTTACAAGGCTGTTGGTTTGCCCTTGCTGGATTTCAGTGG ACTCGATTTTTATCAGCCCTTCTGCGCCTTCTCTCACCCAATGGCATTTTATTCTCGGAAGATTTAGGCCAGTATGAGCTGCAAAAGTTGAAGACTACCTAG